A stretch of DNA from Roseovarius faecimaris:
CGCGAACAGGCGGGGGTGCCGGTCAAGACCACGCGTTACGGGCAGAAGGCACTGGCCTTTGCCGTGACGCATCCGATCCCGCATGAGGATGTCTCGACCGAAATCCATCGCACGGGCGGGCCGTTCACCCTTGTGCCGCTGCCCGATTACGAGGGGCGGCCGTCCTCGGCTGTGGTCTGGATGGAGGACGGACCCGAGGCGGTGCGCCTGCGGGACTTGCCGAAAGCGGCGTTCGAGGACGCGATGAACACGCGCTCCTGCCTTCTCTTCGGGCCGCTGACGCTGGCTTCGCAGCGCACGCTCTGGCCGATCATCAGCCAACTGGCCGAGAGGATGTATGCCGAGCGGGTGGCGCTGGTGGCCGAGGCGGCCCATGTGGTGCCCCCCATTGGTGCGCAGGGGCTGAACATGTCGCTTGCGGATATGCGTGAGCTGCTCGACCTGGCGGTGGCGTCGCCCCGCGATCTGGGGAGCCGCGATATGCTGGAGGCCTATCACAAGCGCCGCCATCTGGAGGTCAGCGCTCGGGTCAGGGGCATAGATATTCTCAACCGCGCAAGCCAGGTCCACGCCCAACCCCTGCGCGACATGCGGGCGTTGGGGCTTAACGCGATATATAGCCTCGCGCCGGTGCGCAAGACGCTGATGCAGATGGGGCTTGGCGTGCGCTGAGCCGCTCATCGGTCCCTTGCGTGCCCGCCTCGCGAGGCCGCCTGTCAGGGCGGATGAGCCGCCAGTCAGAGGACCTCGTCAATCACCGCTTTCAGCCGCGCCAATGTGCCGGGAACATCATAGAGCTTGTCGAGGCCAAAGAGCCCCAGGCGGAAGGTCATGAACCCGTCAGGCTCGTTGCAGGCAAGTGGGACACCGGCGGCGATCTGCATGCCTAATGCGCTGAATTTCTTGCCATTCTGGATATCCGGGTCGCTTGTATAGCTCACCACCACACCAGGGGCGCCAAAGCCATCAGCCGCCACAGACACCACGCCTTTCCCGGCCAGCATCGCACGGACACCGTCGCCCAGTTCCCATTGGGCCGCACGCAGCCGCTCAAAACCATAGTCGCGCGTTTCGATCATCGTGTCCCGGAAGGCGCGCAGCGCGTCGGTCGGCATGGTGGCGTGATAGGCATGACCGCCGTTTTCATAGGCCTGCATGATCGCATACCATTTCTTGAGGTCGATGGCGAAACTGTCTGAGCTGGTGGTCTCGAGCCGCTCCAGCGCGCGGGACGACATCATCACAAGCCCCGCCGACGGCGAAGCCGACCAACCCTTTTGCGGAGCTGAAATCAGCACATCGACGCCGGTGGCCTTCATATCCACCCAGGCACAGCCCGATGCGATGCAATCGAGCACCATCAGCGCGCCGACCTCATGCGCCGCCTCGGCCAGCGCGGTCACGTAGTCATCGGGCAGGATAAGACCGGCCGAGGTTTCCACATGCGGAGCAAAGACCACATCGGGCTTTGCCTCACGAATTTTGGCGGTCACTTCTTCGATCGGGGCAGGGGCGAAAGGAGCCTGGACGCCGTTGCCGGTTTGCCGCGCCATGCAAACAGTGGTTTCCGCGGTAAAATCACCTGCCTCGAAAATCTGGCTCCAGCGATAGGAGAACCAGCCATTGCGCACGATCAGTGCATGAGCGTCATGGCCGAACTGCCGCGCCACCGCTTCCATCGCGTAAGACCCGCCGCCGGGGACAAGCGCCACGGCGTCGGCATTGTATACATCTTTCAGCATGTCCGAGATGTCGCGCATCACCTGCTGAAAGCTGGCGCTCATATGGTTGAGAGACCGGTCGGTGAAGACGACCGAAAACTCCTGAAGGCCGTCGGGATCGATATGGTCGAGAAGGGCGGGCATGGGCGTGTCTCCTGATTCTGCGAAGTAAGTGCTAACGCGCTTTCAAGGCCATGGCAAAGTCCCGATCTGACAAGACCGGTCCGTGCCATAGTTTCGCCACAATTTTGACTAAAAGTTTAATCGAAGGCGGCACGTCATCCGTCAAACCGGGCGCAAGATCCGGCAACCGAGGCAGAAAAAAGAGCAGAAATGGCCGATACAACGCTGTTGTTAAACGGTTTTAGTGTTATTGGTGATCCGCAGACAAACTCGAATGCCAGCAATGGCGGCGAGTTCATGATCCATGATGGTACCGCCGTTTTCGAGGATGATGACATCATCGTCTTCGAGGTGGAGGGGGCCACCGAGGATGGCGTTTTGACCGACGAGTCCGTCATCGTGCGGATTATCGTCTATGATAATGCCTCGGATTATTACAATGACATTCCGAAATACACCTACGACGCCCCGCCAGATGGCGGCGGCGAGATTGACGACGGGCGCAACAATATGGGCGACCGTTATCTGGAGTTCGATGCGTCCTCTTTGACCTCCAGCGACCCGGACGCGCCGGTTCTGGGTGAATTGGCACTGGTGGCTGGTATCGATATTCTGGGCGCCTTGGAAAGCCAAAGCGGGCCCTACGAAATCCCGACAAACGAAGATATCGACCTCAATGGCGATGGGATCATCAGTCCCGATGAGGTTGGCGATGGGGCCTTCGAAAGCGATCTCAACATTCTCACCGTGATCTGCTTCATGCGCGGCACTCTGATCGAGACACCAAGCGGGCCACAGGCGATCGAGACGCTCAAGGAAGGCGATATGGTGAGCACGCTTGACGAGGGGCCGCAACCGATCCGCTGGATCGGGACGATGACAGTCCCCGGTCGCGTGGCAGAGAATGCGCCGGTGCGGGTGAAACGCGGCGCGCTGGGCAATGTCCGCGACCTGTGGTTGTCGCAGAACCATCGGGTCCTGCTGCGCGGAGCAACGGCGGAACTGCTCTTTGGGGAGCCCGAAGTCCTCGTGGCGGCAAAGCACCTGTGCAACGATGACACGATCCGCATCATGCCCTGCGATACGGTGGAGTACTGGCACTTCCTCTTTGACAGTCATCAGATTGTTTTTGCGGAATGCTGCCCGGCTGAGAGCCTGTTTCCGGGGCAAGCTTCGCTGGATACGGTCACGCCCGTGGAGCGCGACGAGATCATCGCGGCCTTTCCCGAGCTGGAGCAGGGCGATTGCGGCTATGACATGTCACGCTATACGCTGAAGAAATACGAAGCCGAGGCGCTCAAACGGTCCGCCTAACCGATTGGTCCGGGGCACCGTTCCTCGCTCAGAAGCACGTTTGCCTCCACGTCGCCCACCCCTG
This window harbors:
- a CDS encoding UbiH/UbiF family hydroxylase: MTQSQVDILISGGGVAGLTAAALFGKAGFSVICVDPAPPVTERDSKGADLRSTAFLQPARALLEQAGLWQRLAPYAADLQIMRIVDAGGAQPEPRITKEFDAADISDAPFGWNLPNWLLRREMVAHLDQLPNVEFCPGVGTTSLFTREAEARIGLSDGRRVRCRLVIAADGRNSFIREQAGVPVKTTRYGQKALAFAVTHPIPHEDVSTEIHRTGGPFTLVPLPDYEGRPSSAVVWMEDGPEAVRLRDLPKAAFEDAMNTRSCLLFGPLTLASQRTLWPIISQLAERMYAERVALVAEAAHVVPPIGAQGLNMSLADMRELLDLAVASPRDLGSRDMLEAYHKRRHLEVSARVRGIDILNRASQVHAQPLRDMRALGLNAIYSLAPVRKTLMQMGLGVR
- a CDS encoding aminotransferase class V-fold PLP-dependent enzyme, with amino-acid sequence MPALLDHIDPDGLQEFSVVFTDRSLNHMSASFQQVMRDISDMLKDVYNADAVALVPGGGSYAMEAVARQFGHDAHALIVRNGWFSYRWSQIFEAGDFTAETTVCMARQTGNGVQAPFAPAPIEEVTAKIREAKPDVVFAPHVETSAGLILPDDYVTALAEAAHEVGALMVLDCIASGCAWVDMKATGVDVLISAPQKGWSASPSAGLVMMSSRALERLETTSSDSFAIDLKKWYAIMQAYENGGHAYHATMPTDALRAFRDTMIETRDYGFERLRAAQWELGDGVRAMLAGKGVVSVAADGFGAPGVVVSYTSDPDIQNGKKFSALGMQIAAGVPLACNEPDGFMTFRLGLFGLDKLYDVPGTLARLKAVIDEVL
- a CDS encoding Hint domain-containing protein, which encodes MADTTLLLNGFSVIGDPQTNSNASNGGEFMIHDGTAVFEDDDIIVFEVEGATEDGVLTDESVIVRIIVYDNASDYYNDIPKYTYDAPPDGGGEIDDGRNNMGDRYLEFDASSLTSSDPDAPVLGELALVAGIDILGALESQSGPYEIPTNEDIDLNGDGIISPDEVGDGAFESDLNILTVICFMRGTLIETPSGPQAIETLKEGDMVSTLDEGPQPIRWIGTMTVPGRVAENAPVRVKRGALGNVRDLWLSQNHRVLLRGATAELLFGEPEVLVAAKHLCNDDTIRIMPCDTVEYWHFLFDSHQIVFAECCPAESLFPGQASLDTVTPVERDEIIAAFPELEQGDCGYDMSRYTLKKYEAEALKRSA